GCTGATGGGCCAGGGCCCGGCCCCCGCCGGCGCCTCGCCGGCGCGCTTCCGCGCCGAGGGCCTCGAGCTGGTGCCGGGCTCCGGGGCGCTGGCGGCCGCGGTCCCGGGGGCGGTGGACGCCTGGCTGGTCCTGCTGCGGGACCACGGCACGTGGGAGCTGGAGGCGGTCCTCGCGTACGCGGTCCACTACGCGCGCCACGGCCACGAGGCGGGGGAGCGGGTCGCCGCGACCATCGCCACCGTGCGGGACCTCTTCGCCGTGCACTGGCCCACCTCGGCCGCCCTGTGGATGCCGCACGGGCGGCCGCCGCGGCCGGGGGAGCGGATCGTCAACACCGCCTACGCCGCGGTGCTGGACCGGCTCGTCGCGCAGGGCCGGGGCCGCCCGGGCCGGTCGGCGCGCATCGAGGCGGCCCGCGCCGCGTGGCGCACCGGCTTCGTGGCGGAGGCCGTCGTGGCGTTCGCCGCCCGGCCGCACCACCACGCCACCGGGCACTCCACCGGTGACGCCGCGGGCCGCTCCGCCGGTCACCTCCCGGGCAGCGTCCACGCCGGGGTGATCTCCCGGGAGGACCTCGCCGGCTTCGAGGCGGGCTACGAGCCGGCGGTGACGGTGGAGTTCCGCGGCCACACGATCGCCAAGTCCGGACCGTGGGGCCAGGGGCCGGTCCTGCTGCAGGCACTGCGCCTCCTGGACGGGCTCGACGACGACCGGCTCGACCCCTCGACCGGCCGGGGCGCCCACGCCGTCCTCGAGGCCGAGAAGCTCGCGCTGGCCGACCGCGAGGCCTACTACGGCGACGGCGACGTCCCGCTGGCCACGCTGCTGTCCGCGCCGTACGCCGAGCGCCGCCGCGCCCTGCTCGGCGAGGTGGCCTCGCGCGAGTTCCGCCCCGGCCGGATCGACGGCGTCCCGGCCTTCGTCCCGCCCCTGCGCCGCGCGGGGGACGTCCCGGCGGGCCCCGGCGGGACCGGCGAGCCCACGGTCTCGCCCGGGGGCCGCACGCGCGGGGACACGTGCCACCTCGACGTCGTGGACCGCTGGGGGAACATGATCGCGGTGACGCCCTCCGGGGGATGGCTGCAGTCCTCCCCGGCGATCCCCGGGCTCGGGTTCTGCCTCGGCACGCGCCTGCAGATGACCTGGCTCGAGCCGGGCTCGCCCTCGACGCTGGTCCCCGGGGCGCGCCCGCGCACCACGCTCTCGCCGACCCTCGTCCTGCGCGGGGCCATCCGGTCGCGGCCCTGGGCTCGCCCGGCGGTGACCAGCAGGACCAGTGGCAGCTGCCCTACCTGCTGCGCACGATCGTCGGCGGGTACGAGCCGCAGCAGGCGGTCGACGCGCCCACCTTCCACACGACCTCGGTCCCGGAGTCGTTCTGGCCACGCACGTGGACGCCCGGCGGGGCCGTGGCCGAGTCGCGGCTCGGGGACGAGGTCCTCGACGAGTTGGAGCGGCGCGGGCACCGGCTGACCCGGACCGGGCCGTGGTCGCTGGGCCGGCTGTGCGTGGTGACGCGGGATCCGCGCACCGGCGCCCTCGGGGCCGCCGCCACCCCCGCGGTGGCCAGGGCTACGCCGCCGGGCGCTGAGCCGGCCCCCCATGGCAACGGGCGGTCGATTCCGCCCCGGAACGGCGCCCCGGGGGGACGGATCCGGGGCGGAATCGACCGCCCGATGGGGAAGGGAGGGGAGGGGTGTGTCAGGCGCGGGCGTAGTCGCCCGTGAGCAGGACCGCGCCGCCGTCGACGCCCTTGGCGCCCTGCATGAAGTCCAGCCCGGCGGCCGCCGCCTCGTCGGTGACGCGGCCGACGGTGCCGGCGACCCACGAGGCCACCCCGCGCGAGGTCAGCCGGGCCACGGCCTCGTCCGCCGCGGCGGGATCCACCACGGCGACCATGCCCACGCCGAGGTTGAGGGTGCGCTCGAGGTCGGACCGCGGCACCCGGCCGAGCTGCGCGATGAGCTCGAACACCGCCGGCAGCGACCACGTGCCGCGGTCCACGGTGGCCATGAGGCCCTGCGGCAGGACGCGGGCCAGGTTCGCGGCCAGCCCGCCGCCGGTGACGTGGGAGAAGCCGTGCAGTGCCGGCTCGCCCGAGGCGGTGGACACCGCGGCGGCGGTGCCGGCCAGCGGGTCGCCGTTGAGGTGCCGGACCAGGTCCAGGCAGTCCGCGGCGTAGATGCGGGTGGGCTCGAGCAGCTCCTCGCCGAGGGTGCGGCCGAAGTCCGTGACCTCGCGGTCCAGGGACCAGCCGGCCGCGTTGATGACCCGGCGCACGAGCGAGTACCCGTTGGAGTGGATGCCGGAGGAGGCCATGGCGATCACCACGTCGCCCTCGCGCACCCGCTCGGGGCCGAGCAGGGCCGAGGCCTCGACCACGCCCGTGGCCGCCCCGGCCACGTCGTACTCGTCCACGCCCAGCAGGCCCGGGTGCTCGGCGGTCTCCCCGCCCACCAGGGCGGTGCCGGCGGCGGCGCAGCCGGCGGCGATGCCGCGGACGATGTCCGCGATCCGCTCCGGGACGACCTTGCCGCACGCGATGTAGTCGGTCATGAACAGCGGCTCGGCGCCGACCACGACGATGTCGTCCACCACCATGCCGACCAGGTCGAAGCCGATCGTGTCGTGGGTGTCCATGGCCTGGGCGATGGCGACCTTCGTGCCGACCCCGTCCGTGGAGGTGGCCAGCAGCGGCCGGGAGTACCGCAGCAGCGCCGAGACGTCGTAGAGCCCGGCGAAGCCGCCGAAGCCGCCGACCACGTCGGCGCCGTGGGTGGCCTTGACGGCCTCCTTCATCAGCTCCACGGCGCGGTCGCCGGCCTCCACGTCCACCCCGGCGGCGGCGTAGGTGATGCCGGGGGCCCCGGCGGGGGAGGGGGTCACGGGATCGGTCACAGCGGGGTCCTGTCGGTCTCGGTCAGCAGGTCTTCGAGGGCGGCGTCGGGGCCCGGGTCGCAGCCGTTGGACCCGGCGTTGGCCCCGGAGTCCTCGGCCACGGGGATCTCCTGCGGCTCCGCCGGGGCGGTGGGCACCGGCTTCTCCAGCAGGTGCTTGCCCCGCTCGTCCTCGCGCGGCAGCGGGATGGGGTACTCGCCGGTGAAGCAGGCCGTGCACAGCCCGGAGCGCGGCTGCTGGGTGGCCTGGATCATCCCGTCCTCGGAGATGTACTCGAGGGAGTCCGCGCCGATCGAGGCGGCGATCTCCGCCACGCCGGCGCCGTTGGCGATCAGCTCCGCGCGCGAGGCGAAGTCGATGCCGTAGAAGCAGGGCCACTTCACGGGCGGGGAGGAGATGCGCACGTGCACCTCGCGGGCCCCGGCCTCCCGCAGCATCCGCACGATCGCGCGCTGGGTGTTGCCGCGCACGATCGAGTCGTCCACCACCACCACGCGCTTGCCGGCCACCACGGCCGGCTGCACGTTGAGCTTGAGCCGGATGCCGAGCTGGCGCAGCGTCTGCGAGGGCTGGATGAAGGTGCGGCCCACGTAGGCGTTCTTCACGAAGCCCTGGCCGAACGGGATGCCGGACTCCTCGGCGTAGCCGACCGCCGCGGGGGTGCCGGACTCCGGGACGGGGATGACGACGTCGGCCTCCACCGGGTTCTCCCGGGCCAGCGCCCGGCCCATCTCCCCGCGGGACTCGTAGACCGAGCGGCCGTTGATGGCCGCGTCCGGGCGGGCGAGGTAGACGTACTCGAACACGCAGTGCGCGGGCGTGGACTCGGCGAAGCGGGTGGAGCGCACGCCCTCCTCGTCGATCGCGATGAGCTCGCCCGGGGCGACCTCGCGGATGAAGCTGGCGCCCACGGTCGCCAGCGCGGACTGCTCGGAGGCGACCACCCAGCCGCGGTCCAGCCGGCCCAGCACGAGCGGGCGCACGCCGTGCGGGTCGCGCGCGGCGTAGAGGGTGTGCTCGTCCATGAAGACGAAGCTGAAGGCGCCGCGGATCTGCGGCAGCAGGGCCTGGGCGGTCTCCTCGAGGGTGGCGCCCTCCTCGCCCTGCAGCAGGGCGGTCACGAGCGCCGTGTCCGTGGTGTTGCCCTGGGCCAGCTCGCCGCGGCTCTGCTCGCCGTAGCGCTCCTGGACCATGCGGTAGAGCTCGGCGGAGTTCACCAGGTTCCCGTTGTGCCCGAGCGCGACGGTGCCGGCCGAGGTGGCCCCCAGGGTGGGCTGGGCGTTGGCCCAGTTGTTCCCGCCCGTGGTGGAGTACCGGCAGTGCCCGACGGCGATGTGCCCCACCAGGGTGTTCAGGGTCGCCTCGTCGAAGACCTGGGAGACCAGGCCGAGGTCCTTGTAGACGGCGATGCGCTGGCCGTCCGAGGCGGCGATGCCCGCGGACTCCTGGCCGCGGTGCTGCAGCGCGTACAGCCCGTAGTAGGCCAGCTTGGCGACGTCCTCGCCGGGGGCCCAGACGCCGAAGACGCCGCACTCGTCCTGCGGGCCCTTCTCCCCGGGGTCGAGATCGTGGTTGAGCAGACCGTCACCGCGCATCGTTCTCACGTCCTTCATCCTCCCACTTCTGGCTCCACTGCTGCAGGTCGCCGGAGCCGACGGCCCAGTCGGCCTCGGCCGCGTCCGTGACGGCCCGGGCGTGCACCGTGTAGGCGCGCTTCCGCGACCGCCGGTCCAGCACCAGCCAGACGAGCGCGCCCACGGCCACCCCCACGATGCCGAACACCACGAGGAAGTACCCGAAGGTCGAGCCGAACGTGAACTCGGGGTTGTCCGAACCGGTGGCCGCCACGGCGAGGGCCGCGATCGCCCCCAGCAGGGCCCCGCCCAGCAGGAACACCTGCACCCGGGGGGCTCGGCGGACCAGCAGGTCGCGGTGTTCCAGGGCGTCCGGTGCCGGCCGCGCGGGGTCGTCCGCGGGCCCGTCGGGGGCAGAAGTCATGCCGTCCATGGTACTGGGAGCGGGGCGTCCCTCCCGCAGTGCGTCGGCGCCCTGCGGGGCCCTACCGGGCCAGCGGCAGCCACGCGGACAGGTCGGCCCGTGAGCCGGAGGCGAGCACCCGTCCGGAGCCCACGGCGTCCGCCCAGCCCAGCCGGCCCGTGGCCAGGTCCAGCCACGTCGCGGGGTCCGTCTCCACGACGTTCGGGGGCGTGCCGCGCGTGTGGCGCGGCCCGGCGATGCACTGGCACACCCCGAACGGGGGCACCCGGACCTCCACCGAGGTGCCGGGGGCGCGCTCGGCCAGTTCCTCGAGCAGGTAGCGCACGGCCGTGGCCCGCGTGGCCCGGGGCAGGGCGGCGGCGTCCTCGGCGCCCGCGGCGCGGGCGCGCGACCACTGCCCGACGGCGGCGGTGCCGGCGTCCTCGGCGATGCGGCGCTTGGTGGCCATGGTCCTCCCTCGGTCCCGTGCCCTGGTCCTCTGCCCATCCCGTCCGGCCGCGGTGGGAGGCGGCCGGTCCGGCAGGGGTCCGTGCGGCGGTGGTCGGTGCGGCGGTGGTCAGTCCAGCAGGTCCAGCACGGGCCGGGCCAGGTGCACCCGGCCCACCGGCTCGCCGCGGCCCAGGATCCGGGGGACCACGGTCTCCAGCACGCCCGGCAGGGCCTCGAGGTCCACCTGGCCCGGGGCGAACTGGGCCAGCAGGGCCAGGGCCACGAGGTTGCCGGCGCGCGTGCCGCCGTCGAGCGCCTTGACCGCCACGGCCGTGCCGTCCGGGGCGGCCATGGCCATCACGCCGTCCGCGCCGAGCTTGGCCAGCACGCCCAGCTCGCGGATGACCACGGTGTTGCTGTTGGTCTCCCCGTGCACCGCCCAGGGGTGCTCGAGCATGGCGGTGGCCACCGTGGCGGCGTGCACCTCGGCGTCCCGGCGCTGCGGGGCGGCGGCCACCCGGCCGATGCCCCGGGCCAGCCCGGCCAGGGACAGCACGGGGGCGGGGGCGCCGCAGCCGTCCACGCCCCAGTGGGCCACGGGCTCGCCGCAGTACTGCTCCAGGACGGCGGCGACCTCGCGCTGCACCGGGTGGTCGGGGTCGAGGTAGGCGTGCACGTCGTGCCCGCCGTGGCGCGCCGCGGAGAGGAAGCCGGCGTGCTTGCCGGAGCAGTTGTACGCCAGCGGCGTCTGCCCGGGGCCGGCGGGGCCGGCGTCGCGCGCCAGCTGGACGATCCCGGCGGGGTCCGCGGGCCAGGCCGGCGGGCACTGCAGGAAGGAGGCATCCAGTCCCGCCGCGGAGAGGGCGGCGGCCGCCGTGGCCCGGTGCCGGGCCGTGCCGCGGTGCGATCCGCAGGCCAGGGCCACCTGCTCGTCCGTGAGCCGGGCGCCCCGGCGCAGCGAGGCGATGGCCTGCAGGGGCTTGAGCGTGGAGCGGGGGTAGACGGGGGCCCCGGGGCTACCCAGGGCGGCCAGCACGGACCCGTCCGGGGCGGTCACCACGGCCGAGCCGGTGGACCGGGACTCGATGAAGCCGTTGCGCACCACATGGACGAGCTCCACGGCCTCGGGGACGGAGAAGGTGGCGGTCGGCGCCGGGGGGGCGGCCTGGGGGGACGCGGTGTGCGAGGACATGGGGACCACTCTAGGCCGCGGGCCGGGGCCGGCTCAGCGCCGGCGGCGGGCCCAGGCGGTGAGGGCGACCGCCGCCACGAGCGAGACGGCCAGCGAGGTCACCGCCGCGCCGAGGTGGCCCCGCTCGAAGCCCAGCAGCCGCGTGCCGAACCCCATGATGAGCGCCGTGGTGAACCAGACGAGCACGAACGTGTAGACGGCGGACAGCCGCGTCGGGCGGCCGCCCGGGCGCGGGGCGCGGCCGTACAGCCGGCCGGGGGCGTAGTCGAGGTGCGGCGGGCGGCGGGGGTCGTCGCCGGCCGGCCCCGGGGACGGGGTGCTCATGGGCCCAGCGTACGGGAGGGCCCCGGGGCCGGGCCCGGGACCGGCGCCGTCGCGGTGACCCGGCGCGCCCGCGGAGCGTCTAGGCTGGGGCACCGTGAAGATCCTCGTCCTCGGCTCCGGCGGCCGTGAACACGCCATCGTCCGCGCCCTGCTGCGCGACCCCTCCGTCCGCGAGGTCCACGCGGCCCCGGGCAACGCCGGCATCGCCGGTGACGTCCCCGTGCACGCGGTGGACGCCACGGATGCCACGGGCGTCACCGAACTGGCCGGGGAGCTGGGAGCCGACCTCGTCGTCGTCGGTCCCGAGGCCCCCCTGGCCGCCGGCGTCTCCGATGCCCTGCGCGAGGCCGGGTTCACCGTCTTCGGCCCCTCCCGGGCCGCCGCCACCCTCGAGGCCTCCAAGTCCTTCGCCAAGGACGTCATGGACCAGGCCGGCGTGCCGACCGCCGCCGCCCACGCGTGCGCCACCCGCGCCGAGGCCGAGGCCGCGCTCGACGAGTTCGGGGCCCCCTACGTGGTCAAGGACGACGGCCTGGCCGCCGGCAAGGGCGTGGTGGTCACCT
This genomic window from Citricoccus sp. SGAir0253 contains:
- the purM gene encoding phosphoribosylformylglycinamidine cyclo-ligase; the protein is MTDPVTPSPAGAPGITYAAAGVDVEAGDRAVELMKEAVKATHGADVVGGFGGFAGLYDVSALLRYSRPLLATSTDGVGTKVAIAQAMDTHDTIGFDLVGMVVDDIVVVGAEPLFMTDYIACGKVVPERIADIVRGIAAGCAAAGTALVGGETAEHPGLLGVDEYDVAGAATGVVEASALLGPERVREGDVVIAMASSGIHSNGYSLVRRVINAAGWSLDREVTDFGRTLGEELLEPTRIYAADCLDLVRHLNGDPLAGTAAAVSTASGEPALHGFSHVTGGGLAANLARVLPQGLMATVDRGTWSLPAVFELIAQLGRVPRSDLERTLNLGVGMVAVVDPAAADEAVARLTSRGVASWVAGTVGRVTDEAAAAGLDFMQGAKGVDGGAVLLTGDYARA
- the purF gene encoding amidophosphoribosyltransferase yields the protein MRGDGLLNHDLDPGEKGPQDECGVFGVWAPGEDVAKLAYYGLYALQHRGQESAGIAASDGQRIAVYKDLGLVSQVFDEATLNTLVGHIAVGHCRYSTTGGNNWANAQPTLGATSAGTVALGHNGNLVNSAELYRMVQERYGEQSRGELAQGNTTDTALVTALLQGEEGATLEETAQALLPQIRGAFSFVFMDEHTLYAARDPHGVRPLVLGRLDRGWVVASEQSALATVGASFIREVAPGELIAIDEEGVRSTRFAESTPAHCVFEYVYLARPDAAINGRSVYESRGEMGRALARENPVEADVVIPVPESGTPAAVGYAEESGIPFGQGFVKNAYVGRTFIQPSQTLRQLGIRLKLNVQPAVVAGKRVVVVDDSIVRGNTQRAIVRMLREAGAREVHVRISSPPVKWPCFYGIDFASRAELIANGAGVAEIAASIGADSLEYISEDGMIQATQQPRSGLCTACFTGEYPIPLPREDERGKHLLEKPVPTAPAEPQEIPVAEDSGANAGSNGCDPGPDAALEDLLTETDRTPL
- a CDS encoding sterol carrier family protein, whose amino-acid sequence is MATKRRIAEDAGTAAVGQWSRARAAGAEDAAALPRATRATAVRYLLEELAERAPGTSVEVRVPPFGVCQCIAGPRHTRGTPPNVVETDPATWLDLATGRLGWADAVGSGRVLASGSRADLSAWLPLAR
- a CDS encoding asparaginase translates to MSSHTASPQAAPPAPTATFSVPEAVELVHVVRNGFIESRSTGSAVVTAPDGSVLAALGSPGAPVYPRSTLKPLQAIASLRRGARLTDEQVALACGSHRGTARHRATAAAALSAAGLDASFLQCPPAWPADPAGIVQLARDAGPAGPGQTPLAYNCSGKHAGFLSAARHGGHDVHAYLDPDHPVQREVAAVLEQYCGEPVAHWGVDGCGAPAPVLSLAGLARGIGRVAAAPQRRDAEVHAATVATAMLEHPWAVHGETNSNTVVIRELGVLAKLGADGVMAMAAPDGTAVAVKALDGGTRAGNLVALALLAQFAPGQVDLEALPGVLETVVPRILGRGEPVGRVHLARPVLDLLD